A genomic region of Papaver somniferum cultivar HN1 chromosome 7, ASM357369v1, whole genome shotgun sequence contains the following coding sequences:
- the LOC113292993 gene encoding MLO-like protein 3 produces the protein MAGGTTLENTPTWAVAVVSFCFISISLGLERLIHLLTAWLKKLGKKALIKALEKLKSEMMLLGFISLLLAATQGPISKICISHKVAETMLPCRKITSITETLLADSSSPAEDSAIPQPAIYDYCLSKGKVSLISQEGIGQLHIFIFVLAAMHVLYSVLAMALGNAKMRVWKVWEKETQTIEYQVHNDPNRFRYTRETSFGRRHVNSSTGTPFLLWTKCFFRQFFSSLAKVDYMTLRHGFIATHFSPSGNVKFDFQKYIEQSLEEDFKVVVGISPPLWFIVVIFLLVNVRGMHIYLWISVLPLILILALGTKLEVIVAKMAIKLGTENAITRGTPLVHPNDELFWFGHPGFLLHFLHLTLFMNAYEIAFFLWITYEFGLRSCYHDKIELIILRIVLAVTVQVLCSYITLPLYALVTQMGSHYKKTALEEQTAKLLKAWHEDVRKKQRQKLPQDKPISPRNVGPSRSKAGQKTDQADAQAQVS, from the exons ATGGCGGGTGGTACCACCCTTGAGAACACACCAACATGGGCCGTAGctgttgtttccttttgtttcatATCGATATCCCTTGGTTTAGAACGCTTGATCCATCTCCTTACTGCT TGGCTCAAGAAACTTGGAAAAAAGGCCTTGATCAAAGCCCTGGAGAAGCTTAAATCAG AAATGATGCTATTGGggttcatatcacttttattagCAGCAACACAAGGACCCATTTCGAAAATCTGCATAAGCCACAAAGTTGCAGAAACTATGCTCCCATGCCGCAAAATCACCAGCATAACTGAAACACTATTGGCAGACAGCAGCAGTCCTGCGGAAGACAGTGCTATTCCTCAGCCTGCAATTTACGATTACTGTCTCTCTAAG GGGAAGGTGTCTCTAATCAGCCAAGAAGGGATAGGCCAACTTCATATCTTCATATTTGTGTTAGCAGCCATGCATGTCCTTTATAGTGTTCTTGCTATGGCTCTGGGCAATGCTAAG ATGAGGGTCTGGAAAGTCTGGGAGAAAGAGACTCAAACCATTGAATATCAAGTGCACAACG ATCCTAACCGATTCAGATATACGCGAGAGACATCATTTGGTAGACGACATGTAAATTCATCAACTGGAACTCCATTTCTTTTATGGACT AAATGTTTCTTCAGGCAATTTTTCAGCTCGTTAGCAAAAGTTGATTATATGACCTTACGCCATGGATTCATCGCT ACGCACTTCTCCCCAAGTGGTAATGTCAAATTTGATTTCCAAAAATACATTGAGCAATCGTTGGAGGAGGATTTTAAAGTTGTAGTTGGAATCAG TCCTCCACTATGGTTCATTGTGGTGATCTTCCTACTAGTCAATGTCCGCG GAATGCATATATATCTCTGGATATCTGTTCTCCCTTTGATT TTAATTTTAGCTCTGGGAACCAAACTTGAAGTCATTGTGGCGAAAATGGCTATCAAACTTGGAACTGAAAATGCCATCACTAGAGGAACACCTTTAGTACACCCTAATGATGAGCTCTTTTGGTTTGGCCACCCCGGATTTCTTTTGCATTTTCTGCATCTCACTCTCTTTATG AATGCATATGAGATCGCCTTCTTTCTCTGGATAACG TATGAGTTTGGGTTAAGATCCTGTTACCACGATAagattgaattgatcattctacGGATAGTTTTGGC CGTGACTGTTCAGGTCCTTTGCAGCTACATTACTCTGCCGTTGTATGCTCTTGTAACCCAG ATGGGTTCACACTACAAGAAAACAGCGTTGGAGGAACAAACAGCTAAGCTTTTGAAGGCATGGCATGAAGATGTAAGAAAAAAACAGAGACAAAAGCTTCCACAAGATAAACCTATTTCACCTAGAAATGTTGGCCCTTCTCGCTCCAAAGCTGGACAAAAGACAGACCAGGCAGATGCACAGGCACAAGTCTCTTAG